From Nguyenibacter vanlangensis, one genomic window encodes:
- the hisB gene encoding imidazoleglycerol-phosphate dehydratase HisB, producing the protein MDTARTATIHRVTGETDILVRLDLDGTGQSRIETGIGFFDHMLTALARHGMFDMDIAAKGDLHIDFHHTAEDTGIALGQAFAKAIGDKRGIRRFGHALAPLDEALSEVVVDISGRPYLAWSVDFTRDKIGEMDTELFEEFFRAFAMSAMITLHVTQKAGRNCHHIAEASFKATARALRMAAEADPRAAGAIPSTKGVL; encoded by the coding sequence ATGGACACAGCCCGCACAGCCACGATTCATCGCGTCACCGGCGAGACCGACATTCTGGTTCGCCTGGATCTGGACGGCACCGGCCAATCCCGCATCGAGACGGGAATCGGCTTCTTCGACCATATGCTGACGGCGCTGGCCCGGCATGGAATGTTCGACATGGACATCGCGGCGAAGGGCGACCTGCATATCGATTTCCACCATACGGCCGAGGATACCGGCATTGCGCTGGGCCAGGCCTTTGCGAAGGCGATCGGCGACAAGCGGGGCATCCGGCGGTTCGGCCATGCGCTGGCCCCGCTGGACGAGGCACTGAGCGAGGTGGTGGTGGATATTTCCGGCCGGCCCTACCTGGCCTGGTCGGTGGACTTCACGCGCGACAAGATCGGGGAGATGGACACCGAGCTGTTCGAGGAATTCTTCCGCGCCTTCGCCATGAGCGCGATGATCACCCTGCATGTCACGCAGAAGGCGGGCCGGAATTGCCACCATATCGCCGAGGCGTCGTTCAAGGCGACGGCGCGGGCGCTGCGCATGGCCGCCGAGGCCGATCCGCGCGCCGCCGGGGCGATCCCATCGACCAAGGGCGTGCTGTGA
- a CDS encoding phosphoribosyl-ATP diphosphatase — MPKTPKTLRPKTRGPKSPTPKSLDKTDGAKAAGKKASAKKSATTPGKSTKHTIVPTPLPAAPQATSDVLDRLFAVVTARRGTDPSLSHSARLLARGRRKIAQKFGEEAVECLIEAVAGNRDELVGESADVLYHLIVMWVDAAVQPEEIWAELQRREGVSGIAEKAARPHDPLAG; from the coding sequence ATGCCGAAGACCCCCAAGACCCTGCGTCCCAAGACCCGGGGCCCAAAGTCTCCAACCCCCAAGTCCCTGGACAAGACCGACGGCGCCAAGGCCGCCGGCAAGAAGGCATCCGCCAAGAAGAGCGCGACGACCCCGGGCAAGAGCACCAAGCACACCATTGTGCCGACGCCGCTGCCGGCCGCGCCGCAAGCCACGTCCGACGTACTGGACCGGCTGTTCGCCGTGGTCACCGCGCGCCGCGGGACCGATCCGTCGCTGAGTCATTCCGCGCGGCTGCTGGCCCGTGGGCGGCGCAAGATCGCACAGAAATTCGGCGAGGAAGCCGTCGAGTGTCTGATCGAGGCCGTGGCCGGCAACCGCGACGAACTGGTGGGCGAAAGCGCAGATGTGCTGTACCACCTGATCGTCATGTGGGTGGATGCCGCGGTGCAGCCGGAAGAAATCTGGGCCGAACTGCAACGCCGCGAGGGCGTGAGCGGCATTGCCGAGAAGGCCGCCCGCCCCCATGACCCGCTGGCGGGCTGA
- a CDS encoding CRISPR-associated endonuclease Cas3'', with translation MIDHLADVGGLAESFATPFGAALFGRVVGLLHDIGKCSAAYQHYIRMAGARGPDHSTAGARVAVELYGALGRLLAFAIAGHHSGLMDGAGHGGKNRTLKERLDSGVYDIEPIGDWQSVCPTLPSPQDLRALRPPAANPDYPGFTVAFFTRMLFSCLTDADFIATERFYATAAQEPPPARGGTLRPAHLDAIRGHMRTRRRDDTPLNRLRGAILDHAVGKAALAPGLFTLTVPTGGGKTLTSLQFALEHAARHGMRRVIYVIPFTSIIEQTAAVFRAALGTPDDILEHHASFDWDRRQPGSENDSEEEGADGLSKLRRDAENWDAPIIVTTSVQFFESLFAARGSRARKLHNIAQSVVVLDEVQSLPVHLLRPCMAALDELARNYRTSIVLCTATQSALRRQDEALPPAPRGHREGLDIDDTRELAPDPAGLYTALKRVSVEWRQEPVSDQDIADRFAERDQMLCIVNTRAHAQELFTRIGAMPGARHLTTLMCPAHRRAILEEIRQDLTAGQPVRLVSTSLIEAGVDVDFPEVWRAAAGLASIAQAAGRCNREGRLAGLGRVVVFEAPDPDDASKRRIMPALEPFWQATRPILHRGLDVLGLEAVHAYFRELYFQLRYEGMDAARIDGRVFPILPAVAHAAQGRDFPFAQIDQAFRMIDTVMEEVIIPWDETARRVLHALEHAPVLPGGTMRRLQQYSVPVPAQTRRVLLAAGAVQPIRAQDYGDRFVCLDPGALDLYDDRLGLKLDDPTFRHSENNVW, from the coding sequence TTGATCGACCATCTGGCTGATGTCGGCGGCCTGGCGGAATCGTTCGCCACGCCGTTCGGCGCCGCATTGTTTGGCCGAGTGGTCGGGTTGTTGCACGATATCGGGAAATGTTCGGCCGCGTATCAGCATTATATCCGAATGGCGGGCGCGCGCGGCCCCGACCACAGCACGGCCGGCGCCCGCGTGGCCGTCGAATTGTATGGCGCCCTGGGGCGGCTGCTGGCCTTTGCCATTGCCGGCCACCACAGCGGTCTGATGGACGGTGCCGGGCATGGCGGAAAAAACCGCACGCTGAAGGAACGCCTGGATAGCGGGGTTTACGACATCGAACCCATTGGGGACTGGCAATCGGTCTGCCCGACCCTGCCGAGCCCGCAGGACCTGAGGGCCTTGCGGCCGCCGGCCGCCAATCCGGATTATCCCGGTTTTACCGTCGCCTTCTTTACCCGCATGCTATTTTCCTGCCTGACGGATGCCGACTTCATCGCGACCGAGCGTTTTTATGCCACGGCGGCGCAGGAGCCGCCGCCAGCGCGCGGCGGCACACTGCGGCCCGCGCACCTGGACGCCATACGCGGCCACATGCGAACGCGGCGCCGCGACGACACGCCCCTGAACCGGTTGCGGGGCGCCATTCTGGACCATGCTGTCGGCAAGGCCGCTCTGGCGCCGGGGCTGTTCACGCTGACGGTGCCGACCGGCGGTGGCAAGACGCTGACGTCACTGCAGTTCGCGCTGGAACATGCGGCGCGGCACGGCATGCGCCGTGTCATCTATGTCATTCCCTTCACCTCGATCATCGAACAGACGGCGGCGGTGTTCCGCGCGGCTCTGGGCACGCCGGACGATATTCTGGAGCATCACGCCAGCTTCGATTGGGACAGACGCCAGCCGGGCAGCGAGAATGACAGCGAGGAAGAGGGCGCGGACGGGCTGAGCAAACTGCGCCGCGATGCCGAGAACTGGGACGCGCCGATCATCGTCACCACCAGCGTGCAATTTTTCGAATCGCTGTTCGCCGCGCGCGGCAGCCGGGCGCGGAAACTGCACAACATCGCCCAAAGCGTCGTGGTGCTGGACGAGGTGCAGTCGCTGCCGGTCCATCTATTGCGCCCGTGCATGGCGGCCCTGGACGAACTGGCCCGCAATTACCGGACCAGCATCGTTTTGTGCACCGCCACGCAGTCGGCGCTGCGACGGCAGGACGAAGCATTGCCGCCTGCGCCGCGCGGGCATCGCGAAGGGCTGGACATCGACGACACGCGCGAACTGGCCCCCGATCCGGCCGGTCTTTATACGGCGCTGAAGCGGGTTTCGGTCGAATGGCGGCAGGAGCCGGTTTCGGACCAGGACATCGCGGACCGTTTCGCGGAGCGCGACCAGATGCTGTGCATCGTCAATACGCGGGCTCATGCGCAGGAATTATTTACCCGCATCGGCGCCATGCCCGGGGCACGCCATCTGACGACCCTGATGTGTCCGGCGCATCGCCGCGCGATTCTGGAGGAAATTCGTCAGGACCTGACGGCCGGGCAGCCGGTGCGCCTGGTATCGACCAGCTTGATCGAAGCCGGGGTGGATGTCGATTTTCCCGAGGTATGGCGGGCTGCGGCGGGATTGGCCTCCATCGCACAGGCCGCCGGGCGCTGCAATCGCGAGGGGCGCCTGGCAGGCTTGGGCCGCGTGGTGGTGTTCGAGGCGCCGGACCCCGACGATGCGTCGAAGCGCCGGATCATGCCGGCGCTGGAGCCATTCTGGCAGGCGACGCGGCCCATCCTGCACCGGGGCCTGGATGTGCTGGGGCTGGAGGCCGTGCATGCCTATTTCCGGGAACTCTATTTTCAACTGCGCTATGAGGGAATGGATGCGGCCCGGATCGATGGCCGGGTTTTCCCCATCCTGCCGGCCGTCGCACACGCGGCGCAGGGACGTGATTTTCCCTTCGCGCAGATCGACCAAGCCTTTCGCATGATCGACACGGTCATGGAAGAGGTGATCATCCCATGGGACGAGACCGCCCGGCGCGTCCTGCACGCGCTGGAACATGCGCCGGTGCTGCCCGGCGGCACGATGCGGCGGCTGCAGCAATATAGCGTGCCCGTTCCGGCACAGACGCGCCGGGTGCTGCTGGCCGCTGGTGCCGTGCAGCCGATCCGAGCGCAGGACTATGGAGACCGGTTCGTCTGTCTCGATCCCGGCGCGCTGGATCTGTACGATGACAGGCTGGGCCTGAAACTTGACGACCCGACCTTCCGTCATTCCGAAAACAATGTGTGGTAG
- the cas8c gene encoding type I-C CRISPR-associated protein Cas8c/Csd1: MMAAHRPGPLEALVGYYNRMDDAEEPGWSLEKIGWCIIIDRDGQVVDVLDCHDRNGKKPAPRLLPVPASIKRTVGIAPNFLWDKTSYTLSRTAGTGKRTAQEHAAFVAFHQAQLNGTNDAGLVAFLRFLENWQPDRFNAEPFRSEMLDANIVFRLDGDDDYLHRRPAARRLAERVRETADTRTVFCLVTGERAMPARLHPSIKGVDGAQTAGASLVSFNLDAFCSYDHKQGDNAPTSEGAAFRYGAALNRLLTRNGPNRVRRPVGDATVVFWAEADDPQAARNADDWFQEALHPSVADAGAARAIGDELDAVARGLPLSQLRPDIQPGTRFHVLGLSPNAARLSVRFWQSDSLDAFARRLAAHYDDMRMEPSPWARPPDVNLLLAKTVALQEKFENIPPLLAGEVLRAILAGSPYPRSWLAATLMRLRAGDDPATGWHAAVLRAVLRRARRGANRSDKGDIPVSLDRDYPNIGYQLGRLFAVYELAQRAALGPGVKASMRDRYFGAASATPAGIFAVIIRNGQNHLANVRKKKPGWAAVIEKELEEIFGRIIPAGPLSLPRSLPLEHQAEFAIGYYHQRRERIGGPAGAVADQDAPDAADTAETEE; the protein is encoded by the coding sequence ATGATGGCCGCACATCGCCCCGGCCCGCTGGAAGCGCTGGTCGGGTATTACAACCGGATGGACGATGCCGAAGAACCGGGCTGGAGCCTGGAGAAGATCGGCTGGTGCATCATCATCGACCGTGACGGACAGGTCGTGGACGTATTGGACTGCCATGACCGAAACGGCAAGAAGCCGGCGCCCCGGCTGCTGCCGGTGCCGGCGTCGATCAAGCGTACCGTCGGCATCGCACCCAATTTCCTGTGGGACAAAACATCCTATACGCTGAGCCGAACGGCTGGCACCGGCAAGCGGACGGCGCAGGAGCATGCGGCGTTCGTGGCGTTCCACCAGGCGCAACTGAACGGCACCAACGATGCGGGCCTGGTCGCGTTTCTGCGTTTCCTGGAGAACTGGCAGCCGGATCGGTTCAATGCGGAACCCTTTCGGTCCGAGATGCTGGATGCCAATATCGTGTTTCGCCTGGACGGCGACGATGATTACCTGCATCGCCGCCCCGCCGCCCGGCGCCTGGCCGAGCGGGTGCGTGAGACGGCCGACACGCGGACGGTTTTCTGCCTGGTGACCGGCGAGCGGGCGATGCCCGCGCGCTTGCACCCTTCGATCAAGGGCGTGGACGGCGCGCAGACGGCCGGGGCCAGCCTGGTCTCGTTCAATCTGGATGCGTTCTGTTCCTATGATCACAAGCAGGGGGACAATGCGCCGACATCGGAGGGCGCGGCCTTTCGCTATGGCGCGGCGCTGAACCGGCTGCTGACCCGCAACGGGCCCAACCGCGTCCGGCGGCCGGTGGGGGATGCGACGGTCGTGTTCTGGGCCGAAGCGGACGACCCGCAGGCGGCACGGAACGCCGATGACTGGTTCCAGGAGGCGCTGCATCCATCGGTCGCCGATGCAGGCGCGGCGCGCGCGATCGGCGACGAACTGGACGCGGTGGCGCGCGGGTTGCCGCTGTCGCAATTGCGCCCCGACATTCAGCCAGGCACGCGCTTTCACGTGCTGGGACTGTCGCCGAACGCGGCGCGGCTGTCGGTCCGGTTCTGGCAGTCGGACAGTCTGGACGCGTTCGCCCGACGGCTGGCCGCGCATTATGACGACATGCGCATGGAGCCGTCGCCCTGGGCACGGCCGCCGGACGTCAACCTGCTGCTGGCGAAGACCGTGGCGTTGCAGGAGAAGTTCGAGAACATCCCGCCCCTGCTGGCCGGCGAGGTCCTGCGCGCGATCCTGGCCGGAAGCCCCTATCCGCGATCATGGCTGGCCGCCACGCTCATGCGTCTGCGCGCGGGCGACGACCCGGCGACCGGCTGGCACGCCGCCGTGCTGCGCGCCGTATTGCGGCGCGCGCGGCGCGGCGCGAACCGTTCAGACAAAGGAGACATTCCCGTGAGTCTCGACCGTGACTATCCCAATATCGGGTACCAACTGGGACGGCTGTTCGCCGTCTACGAACTCGCGCAGCGCGCCGCGCTGGGTCCGGGCGTGAAGGCGTCGATGCGCGACCGGTATTTCGGCGCAGCCTCGGCCACGCCGGCTGGAATCTTTGCCGTTATCATTAGAAACGGACAGAATCACCTGGCCAATGTCCGCAAGAAGAAACCCGGCTGGGCGGCGGTGATCGAGAAGGAATTGGAAGAGATCTTCGGCCGGATCATCCCGGCCGGGCCGCTGTCGCTGCCGCGATCGCTGCCGCTGGAACACCAGGCCGAATTCGCCATCGGCTATTACCACCAGCGTCGGGAGCGGATCGGCGGCCCCGCCGGCGCCGTGGCGGACCAGGATGCGCCGGACGCCGCCGATACTGCAGAAACCGAAGAGTGA
- the hisH gene encoding imidazole glycerol phosphate synthase subunit HisH yields MAFESRSPGAGVPAPQSIVVIDYNGGNLASAARAVARAAADSGIDAAVTITADPQAVRNADRIVLPGQGAFADCAAGLEAVPGLRQAIIDATDRGTPFLGICVGMQLMATRGLEHAITPGFGWIAGEIAAMEAPGLRLPQMGWNKLDFTPGAHPLTDGLAPDAHGYFVHSYALRDGVAGELVATTEYGGAVPAIVARGHRAGTQFHVEKSQAVGLRILANFLRWAPAPQEVRA; encoded by the coding sequence ATGGCATTCGAGAGCCGGTCTCCCGGGGCGGGGGTTCCCGCGCCCCAATCCATCGTGGTAATCGATTATAATGGCGGCAACCTGGCGTCGGCCGCGCGAGCGGTGGCGCGCGCCGCCGCCGATAGCGGGATCGACGCCGCGGTGACGATTACCGCCGACCCGCAGGCAGTGCGCAATGCCGACCGGATCGTGCTGCCCGGACAGGGAGCGTTCGCCGATTGCGCGGCCGGGCTGGAGGCCGTGCCCGGCCTGCGGCAGGCGATCATCGACGCGACGGATCGCGGCACGCCGTTCCTGGGTATTTGCGTGGGCATGCAATTGATGGCCACGCGCGGACTGGAACACGCGATCACCCCCGGATTCGGCTGGATCGCCGGCGAAATCGCCGCGATGGAGGCGCCCGGGCTGCGCCTGCCGCAAATGGGGTGGAACAAGCTGGATTTCACGCCGGGCGCGCATCCGCTGACTGATGGGCTGGCGCCCGACGCCCACGGCTATTTCGTGCATTCCTATGCCCTGCGCGACGGAGTGGCCGGGGAACTGGTGGCAACGACCGAGTATGGCGGCGCGGTGCCGGCCATCGTCGCACGGGGGCACCGGGCCGGCACGCAGTTCCATGTCGAGAAGAGCCAGGCGGTCGGGCTGCGCATTCTGGCGAACTTCCTGCGCTGGGCGCCCGCCCCGCAAGAGGTGCGCGCATGA
- the cas5c gene encoding type I-C CRISPR-associated protein Cas5c, producing MGVRLHVWGERACFTRPELKSERVSYDVPPPSAARGILEAIHWKPAIRWHIDRIHVLKPIRFQSLRRNEVGAKASAALAARGMAAGRTDGLGLNVDDHRQQRAATILIDVAYVIEAHFTMTEKAGSGDTPAKHISMFNRRAAQGQCFHRPCLGTREFPAEFALLPEGAPLPASDHPAGSVDLGWMLHDIDFADGCTARFFRAKMEDGVLTVPAADSPDLAA from the coding sequence ATGGGAGTGCGACTGCATGTCTGGGGCGAACGGGCCTGCTTCACCAGGCCAGAGCTCAAGTCTGAAAGAGTGTCGTATGACGTGCCGCCCCCCTCGGCCGCGCGGGGAATACTTGAAGCCATCCATTGGAAGCCGGCAATTCGCTGGCATATCGATCGCATTCATGTTCTGAAGCCGATCCGGTTCCAGTCCTTGCGCCGCAACGAAGTCGGCGCCAAGGCCAGCGCCGCGCTTGCGGCGCGCGGCATGGCGGCGGGCCGGACCGACGGGCTGGGCCTGAATGTCGATGATCATCGCCAGCAGCGCGCGGCAACCATCCTGATCGATGTCGCCTATGTCATCGAGGCTCATTTCACGATGACAGAAAAGGCGGGGTCCGGCGATACGCCGGCCAAGCATATCAGCATGTTCAACCGGCGCGCCGCGCAGGGGCAATGTTTCCACCGCCCGTGCCTGGGCACGCGCGAGTTCCCTGCGGAATTCGCCCTGCTGCCCGAGGGCGCGCCACTGCCCGCGTCGGACCACCCGGCCGGCTCGGTCGATCTGGGATGGATGCTGCACGACATCGATTTCGCCGACGGCTGCACCGCGCGCTTCTTCCGCGCCAAGATGGAAGACGGCGTGCTGACGGTGCCTGCCGCCGATAGTCCGGACCTGGCCGCATGA
- a CDS encoding histidine triad nucleotide-binding protein yields the protein MAVSGRGPYDPQNIFAKILRGEIPCRKIYENDHALAFHDIAPKAPVHVLIIPKGAYVSFADFSSTASDAEIAGFTRAVGQVASLLGLEDAGYRLLSNMGVAAGQEVPHFHIHLFGGAALGPMLHRH from the coding sequence ATGGCCGTTTCGGGACGGGGTCCGTACGATCCGCAGAATATCTTCGCCAAGATCCTGCGCGGGGAAATCCCGTGCCGGAAAATCTATGAAAACGACCATGCCCTGGCGTTTCATGACATCGCGCCGAAGGCACCGGTGCATGTGCTGATTATTCCCAAGGGGGCGTATGTCTCCTTCGCGGATTTCAGCAGCACGGCCAGCGATGCCGAGATCGCGGGCTTTACCCGTGCGGTAGGGCAGGTAGCTTCGCTGCTGGGACTGGAGGATGCGGGGTATCGCCTATTGTCGAACATGGGGGTGGCGGCCGGTCAGGAAGTGCCGCATTTCCACATCCACCTGTTCGGCGGCGCCGCGCTGGGGCCGATGCTGCATCGTCACTAG
- the cas7c gene encoding type I-C CRISPR-associated protein Cas7/Csd2, with amino-acid sequence MQNRHEFILFFDVSNGNPNGDPDAGNMPRLDPETNQGLVSDVALKRKVRNYITLARPDMQGFEIYMSEGATLNNQHKRAWSAVMPEATSDFNKLPKDEAKSRGLTRWMCANFWDIRTFGAVMTTGVNAGQVRGPVQFSFARSVEPVLPLEISITRLAATTESDAESKGGRTMGRKHIVPYGLYRMHGYVSAPLASHPVKGTGFSDSDLDLLWDALLGMFDHDRSAARGEMSARKLVIFRHASALGNARAQDLFDRVTVLRAHQGATHPVGSPAIDNWPPARSWDDYEIVVNHDGAPDGVEIIER; translated from the coding sequence ATGCAGAACCGCCACGAATTCATCCTGTTCTTCGACGTCAGCAACGGCAATCCTAACGGCGACCCGGATGCCGGCAACATGCCGCGACTGGACCCGGAAACCAATCAGGGCCTGGTGTCGGATGTCGCGCTGAAGCGCAAGGTGCGCAATTACATCACGCTGGCGCGCCCGGACATGCAGGGCTTCGAGATCTATATGAGCGAGGGCGCGACGCTGAACAACCAGCACAAGCGCGCCTGGTCGGCCGTCATGCCCGAGGCCACCAGCGATTTCAATAAACTGCCTAAGGATGAAGCGAAATCCCGTGGGCTGACGCGCTGGATGTGCGCCAATTTCTGGGATATCCGGACCTTCGGTGCTGTGATGACGACCGGCGTGAATGCGGGGCAGGTGCGCGGGCCGGTGCAGTTTTCCTTCGCGCGGTCGGTCGAACCGGTCCTGCCGCTGGAGATCTCCATCACCCGGCTGGCCGCCACGACCGAGAGTGATGCGGAAAGCAAGGGCGGCCGCACGATGGGGCGCAAGCATATCGTGCCGTACGGACTGTATCGCATGCATGGCTATGTCTCGGCACCGCTCGCGTCCCATCCTGTCAAGGGAACCGGTTTTTCCGACAGCGACCTGGACTTGCTGTGGGATGCGCTGCTGGGCATGTTCGATCATGACCGATCGGCCGCGCGGGGTGAAATGTCGGCGCGCAAGCTGGTCATTTTCCGCCATGCCTCCGCCCTGGGCAATGCGCGGGCGCAGGATCTGTTCGATCGAGTGACGGTGCTGCGCGCCCATCAGGGCGCCACGCATCCGGTCGGCAGCCCTGCCATCGACAACTGGCCGCCCGCCCGGTCGTGGGACGATTACGAAATCGTCGTCAACCATGACGGCGCACCCGACGGGGTCGAGATCATCGAACGGTAG
- the hisA gene encoding 1-(5-phosphoribosyl)-5-[(5-phosphoribosylamino)methylideneamino]imidazole-4-carboxamide isomerase, whose amino-acid sequence MNEIGVPMAGRVRAERVQELHDDDMQALCEATDAAILDGGGFGWLNVPGRQALERYFRGLLMVPERMLFVARLDGIIVGAAQLVRPPRNNEAQAMSATLMHLYVAPYARGHGLGRLLLLEAEQCARAMGYQILNLDVRETQEAAIRLFRGFGFHHWGTHPSYARAGGRTVRGLFFTKRLQENERVVPAHPRAASIPIPATGPASVTGHSLTLYPAIDLKDGACVRLRRGEMDDATIYSDDPGAQARVWAQSGCRWLHVVDLNGAFAGRSANAPAVEAIIANATVPVQLGGGLRDMASIERWLAAGVTRVILGSVAVKNPELVREACRAFPGRIVAGIDARSGQVATEGWAETSNMKAIELGRRMEDAGVAAIIFTEISRDGMLTGIDIAQTAELANALSIPVIASGGVGTVEHLRTLRVATVHAPGIEGVIVGRALYDGRVDPADALRVLS is encoded by the coding sequence ATGAACGAGATCGGCGTCCCGATGGCGGGCCGCGTGCGCGCCGAACGGGTGCAGGAACTGCATGACGACGACATGCAGGCGCTGTGCGAGGCGACGGATGCCGCGATCCTGGACGGCGGCGGGTTCGGCTGGCTGAACGTGCCCGGGCGGCAGGCGCTGGAGCGCTATTTCCGTGGCCTGCTGATGGTGCCGGAACGCATGCTGTTCGTCGCCCGGCTGGACGGCATCATCGTCGGGGCGGCGCAACTGGTGCGGCCGCCGCGCAACAACGAAGCGCAGGCGATGAGCGCCACGCTGATGCATCTTTATGTCGCGCCCTATGCCCGCGGACATGGGCTGGGCCGGCTGTTGCTGCTGGAGGCCGAGCAGTGCGCGCGGGCGATGGGGTACCAGATCCTGAACCTGGATGTGCGCGAGACGCAGGAGGCCGCCATCCGGCTGTTTCGCGGCTTCGGCTTTCATCACTGGGGCACGCATCCCAGTTATGCCCGCGCGGGCGGGCGCACGGTGCGCGGCCTGTTCTTCACCAAACGCCTGCAGGAGAATGAGCGTGTCGTGCCCGCCCATCCGCGGGCGGCCAGCATCCCCATTCCTGCCACGGGACCCGCCAGCGTGACCGGACACAGCCTGACCCTCTATCCCGCCATCGACCTGAAGGACGGGGCCTGCGTGCGCCTGCGCCGGGGCGAGATGGACGATGCCACAATCTATTCCGACGATCCGGGCGCGCAGGCCCGGGTCTGGGCGCAGTCCGGGTGCAGGTGGCTGCATGTCGTGGACCTGAACGGCGCGTTCGCCGGGCGATCGGCCAACGCGCCGGCGGTCGAGGCGATCATCGCCAACGCCACCGTGCCGGTGCAACTGGGCGGCGGGCTGCGTGACATGGCAAGCATCGAGCGCTGGCTGGCCGCCGGCGTGACCCGGGTAATCCTGGGCAGCGTCGCGGTCAAGAATCCGGAGTTGGTGCGCGAGGCCTGCCGGGCCTTTCCCGGACGGATCGTGGCCGGGATCGACGCACGGTCGGGCCAGGTGGCGACCGAGGGCTGGGCCGAGACGTCGAACATGAAGGCGATCGAACTGGGCCGCCGGATGGAAGATGCCGGGGTCGCCGCGATTATCTTCACCGAGATCAGCCGCGACGGCATGCTGACGGGCATCGACATCGCTCAGACCGCCGAACTGGCGAATGCGCTGTCGATCCCGGTCATTGCCAGCGGCGGAGTCGGGACGGTGGAGCATCTGCGCACCTTGCGGGTCGCGACCGTGCACGCACCGGGAATCGAAGGCGTGATCGTCGGCCGGGCCCTGTATGACGGCAGGGTTGACCCGGCGGACGCGCTGCGGGTTCTGTCCTGA
- the hisF gene encoding imidazole glycerol phosphate synthase subunit HisF yields the protein MLKLRVIPCLDVKNGRVVKGVNFVALRDAGDPVEQAAVYDAAGADELTFLDITASHENRDTILDVVSRTAERIFLPLTVGGGVRTTDDMRRLLLAGADKCAMNSAAVNRPELVNEAARKFGSQCVVVAIDARSDGHGSWEVYTHGGRTPTGRNVIDWCREVAERGAGEILLTSMDRDGTGSGFDLDLLRTACASVRVPIVASGGVGTLAHFVEGARAGATGLLAASVFHFGQFAIPQVKQALAEAGLPVRHIQPDHTA from the coding sequence ATGCTGAAATTGCGGGTCATACCCTGCCTGGACGTCAAGAACGGCCGGGTGGTGAAGGGGGTCAATTTCGTCGCGCTGCGCGATGCGGGCGATCCCGTCGAACAGGCGGCCGTTTATGACGCGGCGGGCGCAGACGAGCTGACATTCCTGGACATCACCGCCAGCCATGAGAACCGCGACACGATTCTGGACGTGGTCAGCCGCACGGCCGAGCGGATCTTTCTGCCGCTGACGGTGGGGGGTGGGGTGCGCACCACCGACGACATGCGGCGGCTGCTGCTGGCCGGCGCCGACAAATGCGCGATGAATTCCGCCGCGGTCAACCGGCCCGAGCTGGTGAACGAGGCCGCGCGGAAATTCGGCAGCCAGTGCGTGGTGGTGGCGATCGACGCGCGGTCGGACGGGCATGGGTCGTGGGAAGTCTATACCCATGGCGGGCGCACCCCCACGGGACGCAATGTGATCGATTGGTGCCGCGAGGTGGCCGAACGCGGCGCGGGCGAGATCCTGCTGACCAGCATGGACCGCGACGGCACCGGCAGCGGATTCGACCTGGATTTGCTGCGCACGGCCTGCGCTTCGGTGCGGGTGCCGATCGTGGCGTCGGGCGGTGTGGGCACGCTGGCGCATTTCGTCGAGGGCGCGCGTGCCGGGGCGACCGGGCTGCTGGCGGCCAGCGTGTTCCATTTCGGCCAGTTCGCCATTCCGCAGGTCAAGCAGGCGCTGGCCGAAGCCGGCCTGCCGGTGCGCCACATCCAGCCCGATCATACGGCGTAA